In Thermococcus stetteri, the following proteins share a genomic window:
- a CDS encoding Lrp/AsnC family transcriptional regulator, with product MAGIDEKDREILRILRKEGRITLTELGKRVNLSPASVKNRVDKLERLGAIKGYSALVDHAFLDEFVSAILELHFKEFDDSLRPYLSRLSKMENVEFLYVRTGESQVIMKVNVADTDELRRFIERLKAIFGVNLAFVEATLVLEELKNCWVSPADGRRAGENFPARR from the coding sequence ATGGCGGGCATAGATGAAAAGGACAGGGAAATTCTCAGGATACTCCGCAAAGAGGGGCGGATTACTCTCACCGAACTTGGAAAACGGGTAAACTTATCCCCGGCTAGCGTGAAGAACAGGGTGGACAAGCTGGAGCGCCTCGGCGCGATAAAGGGCTACTCCGCCCTCGTTGACCACGCGTTTCTTGATGAGTTCGTGTCCGCAATCTTGGAGCTCCACTTCAAAGAGTTTGACGATTCCCTGAGGCCATACCTTTCACGACTTTCCAAGATGGAGAACGTCGAATTTCTATACGTGAGAACCGGGGAGAGTCAGGTCATTATGAAGGTAAACGTAGCAGATACCGACGAACTCAGGCGTTTTATCGAGAGGCTAAAGGCCATTTTTGGAGTAAACTTAGCGTTTGTTGAAGCGACGCTCGTCCTAGAAGAACTTAAAAACTGCTGGGTGTCACCCGCTGATGGGAGAAGGGCGGGAGAAAACTTCCCTGCGAGGCGGTGA